One Lachnospiraceae bacterium C1.1 genomic region harbors:
- a CDS encoding MinD/ParA family protein, translating into MDQAEKLRNIIKKSQVADSQKTRGARVITVTSGKGGVGKSNVSINLAVQFKKLGKRVIIFDADFGLANIEVMFGAIPKYSLADVIYKGKDIKDVISYGPMDIGFVSGGSGVIGMNNLNTDSVNFLIRNISKLDELADIIIIDTGAGISENVVQFLLASSEIILITTPEPTSITDSYSLLKALKSNVRFDKEATSLKVIANRVESTDEGNQLYRKLSTVVTQYLDIPMTLLGIIPEDNALVQAVMQQSPVSMTYPNSRSAGAFKDISDTLMEIPHKDRIYRSGMSAFFARIQGRI; encoded by the coding sequence TTGGATCAGGCCGAAAAATTAAGAAATATAATTAAAAAGAGCCAAGTCGCAGACAGTCAGAAAACGAGAGGCGCAAGAGTGATCACTGTCACTTCCGGCAAGGGAGGGGTAGGAAAGTCAAATGTGTCCATAAATCTTGCGGTTCAGTTTAAGAAGCTTGGAAAACGGGTGATAATTTTTGACGCAGACTTTGGGCTTGCAAATATAGAAGTAATGTTCGGTGCAATACCGAAATATTCACTAGCGGATGTTATATACAAGGGCAAGGATATTAAAGACGTTATAAGCTATGGACCTATGGATATAGGATTTGTATCCGGAGGTTCAGGCGTAATTGGCATGAATAATCTGAATACGGATTCTGTAAATTTCCTTATCAGAAATATTTCTAAGCTGGATGAACTTGCCGATATAATAATAATAGATACAGGTGCGGGAATTTCTGAAAATGTAGTTCAGTTTCTGCTGGCTTCTTCGGAGATCATTTTGATAACAACTCCGGAGCCTACATCGATCACGGATTCTTATTCACTCTTAAAAGCACTGAAATCAAATGTAAGATTTGATAAAGAAGCGACATCGCTTAAGGTGATCGCAAACAGAGTAGAGAGTACAGATGAGGGAAACCAGCTCTATAGAAAACTCAGCACCGTAGTAACCCAGTATCTGGATATACCGATGACCCTTTTAGGAATCATCCCGGAGGATAATGCACTGGTTCAGGCTGTTATGCAGCAGAGTCCGGTTTCAATGACATACCCGAATTCGAGATCAGCCGGAGCATTTAAGGATATTTCTGATACGCTCATGGAAATACCTCATAAAGACAGGATTTACAGGAGTGGAATGAGCGCCTTCTTCGCACGTATACAGGGAAGAATCTGA
- a CDS encoding chemotaxis protein CheD — protein sequence MGDLIKVGMADLQLCPKDKGITTLGLGSCVGVAIVDKATRQGGLAHVMLPDSTAIRNNSNVAKFADTGVAELVRQMEAAGAKRARMVAKIAGGAQMFAFQNNSALVKVGERNVQAVKAKLKELGIPILAEDTGLNFGRTVEFFPATGDYVIKAVGKPVKTI from the coding sequence ATGGGTGATCTAATAAAAGTAGGTATGGCCGACCTGCAGCTTTGTCCAAAGGATAAAGGCATAACGACTTTGGGGCTTGGTTCCTGCGTCGGAGTTGCCATAGTGGATAAAGCAACAAGACAGGGCGGTCTGGCACATGTAATGCTCCCTGACAGTACGGCAATTAGAAACAATTCAAATGTTGCAAAATTTGCTGATACAGGAGTTGCAGAACTTGTGCGTCAAATGGAAGCGGCTGGTGCAAAAAGGGCAAGGATGGTTGCAAAGATTGCTGGCGGTGCCCAAATGTTTGCATTTCAGAATAATTCGGCTCTTGTTAAAGTGGGAGAAAGGAATGTTCAGGCGGTTAAGGCAAAGCTTAAAGAGCTGGGAATACCTATACTTGCCGAAGACACCGGACTTAACTTTGGACGTACGGTAGAATTTTTCCCTGCTACGGGAGACTATGTTATAAAAGCCGTAGGAAAGCCGGTTAAAACAATATGA
- a CDS encoding FliA/WhiG family RNA polymerase sigma factor yields the protein MDEATRRKLWEEYTDTKSHELREKIIIEYAPLIKVVAGRLSIYLGYNVEYDDLVGYGVFGLIDAIDKFDIEKDVKFETYASLRIRGAILDQIRKMDWIPRTIRQRQRQIETAIREVESATGKVATEEGIARQLGITKDEYAEWQSQMAVTNVISLNEFMEQGVETPLREVGRSKITCPEESLEREELKQKLAESLDILTEKERKVILLYYYEELTLREVSEVLEVSESRVSQLHVRALQKMKQKLGNYFGMITEL from the coding sequence ATGGATGAAGCCACAAGGAGAAAGTTATGGGAGGAGTATACTGATACAAAATCCCATGAACTCCGGGAGAAGATCATAATAGAATATGCTCCTCTCATCAAGGTTGTTGCAGGACGATTAAGCATATATCTCGGATATAATGTTGAATATGATGACCTGGTAGGATATGGGGTTTTCGGACTTATCGATGCCATAGATAAATTTGACATCGAAAAGGATGTTAAATTTGAAACCTATGCTTCACTCAGAATTCGCGGAGCGATACTCGATCAGATCAGGAAAATGGACTGGATACCAAGAACGATAAGACAGAGACAAAGGCAGATCGAAACTGCCATTAGGGAAGTTGAGTCGGCAACGGGCAAAGTCGCAACAGAAGAGGGTATAGCTCGTCAGCTTGGGATCACTAAGGATGAATATGCGGAATGGCAGTCACAGATGGCTGTTACAAATGTGATCTCATTGAACGAATTTATGGAACAGGGTGTTGAAACTCCGCTTAGGGAAGTTGGCAGAAGCAAGATAACCTGTCCGGAAGAGTCACTTGAGAGAGAAGAACTTAAGCAGAAACTTGCAGAATCATTGGATATTCTAACGGAAAAAGAAAGAAAAGTAATATTACTTTATTATTATGAAGAGCTTACGCTTAGAGAAGTGAGCGAGGTGCTTGAGGTTTCGGAATCAAGGGTGTCCCAGCTTCACGTCAGGGCTCTGCAGAAAATGAAGCAGAAATTGGGAAATTATTTTGGAATGATCACGGAACTGTAA
- a CDS encoding FapA family protein, with the protein MGAKNGYFKLVGGDDVGKVIIYPPVDGGKPVDRVELGNYLLKHEIEYDITAVEKAIAEKTEKTVPLLSPVSYTIDEEVYLFVSKDSMKVYARFYPPTEKGGQMSFDALEREMKIVHLRAPLKKEAYDRFCKERLYCTTYLVAVGEDMEEGTDGWIEYFFNTDSSGKPTVKEDGSVDFFELNKYATCKAGGRLALLHLEKQGKVGADVYGKKILPPKVKAFKLIPGKNVRLSEDGMELYAESDGHVKLVKDKVEVSGVLEIPSIDTSSGNVLNYQGNMLIKGNVSTGFKVSATGDIEIQGVLESADVEAGGQITVVKGINAKERSSVKAGTNVISKYVENANIEAGGYVHADCIINSHVVAADSITVEGKKAQVAGGSIRATNYVSVGIAGSPMEIQTSIEVGTSPEKKARLDEILKRQAELRKGIEQIKPIMDAVKKKIMAKEAIPKELKERAVVMSKQFKDSEVELGELKTEQAALEAEIAESKDCYVEVKKTAYPGTRITISGTTVILKNKYQYCKFYLQDGDVRSKPLV; encoded by the coding sequence ATGGGTGCTAAGAACGGTTATTTCAAACTTGTAGGTGGAGATGATGTCGGAAAAGTTATCATTTATCCGCCTGTGGACGGTGGAAAACCGGTCGACAGAGTAGAGCTTGGAAACTACCTCCTGAAGCATGAGATCGAATATGATATCACGGCAGTAGAGAAGGCGATTGCAGAAAAAACGGAAAAAACTGTTCCACTTCTCAGTCCTGTGAGTTATACTATAGATGAAGAAGTGTATCTTTTTGTAAGCAAGGACTCTATGAAGGTATATGCAAGATTTTATCCGCCTACAGAAAAAGGCGGTCAGATGTCTTTTGATGCTCTTGAAAGAGAGATGAAGATAGTACATTTGAGAGCACCTTTAAAAAAAGAGGCATATGACAGGTTCTGTAAGGAAAGACTTTACTGTACCACATATCTGGTAGCCGTAGGCGAAGATATGGAGGAGGGAACCGATGGCTGGATAGAATACTTCTTCAACACTGACAGTTCGGGCAAGCCTACCGTCAAGGAAGACGGATCGGTAGACTTTTTTGAGCTGAATAAATATGCAACCTGTAAGGCAGGTGGCAGACTGGCATTACTTCATTTGGAAAAACAGGGTAAGGTTGGGGCAGATGTATATGGAAAAAAGATACTTCCGCCAAAAGTAAAAGCATTTAAGCTTATACCAGGTAAAAATGTCAGATTGTCAGAAGATGGCATGGAACTTTATGCAGAATCTGACGGGCATGTAAAGCTCGTCAAGGATAAGGTTGAAGTTTCGGGCGTATTAGAGATACCAAGTATCGATACTTCCAGCGGAAATGTTTTGAATTATCAGGGAAATATGCTGATAAAGGGCAATGTTTCAACCGGTTTCAAGGTTTCGGCAACCGGAGATATTGAGATTCAGGGAGTGCTGGAGAGTGCGGATGTCGAAGCAGGTGGTCAGATCACCGTTGTAAAGGGAATCAATGCCAAGGAGAGATCCTCGGTAAAGGCTGGAACAAATGTTATTTCGAAATATGTTGAAAATGCCAATATAGAAGCCGGAGGTTATGTCCATGCAGACTGCATAATCAATTCACATGTGGTTGCAGCAGACAGTATAACTGTAGAAGGCAAAAAGGCACAGGTGGCCGGAGGTTCTATCCGTGCGACTAATTATGTGTCAGTAGGCATAGCAGGCTCGCCAATGGAAATTCAGACGAGTATTGAGGTAGGAACCAGTCCCGAGAAAAAAGCCAGACTTGATGAAATTTTGAAACGTCAGGCAGAACTCAGGAAAGGTATAGAGCAGATAAAGCCGATAATGGATGCTGTAAAGAAAAAGATCATGGCCAAGGAAGCTATTCCGAAAGAACTTAAGGAAAGAGCCGTGGTGATGTCAAAGCAGTTTAAGGATTCGGAAGTTGAACTCGGAGAGCTGAAAACAGAGCAGGCTGCTTTGGAAGCAGAAATTGCGGAAAGCAAGGATTGCTATGTTGAAGTTAAGAAAACAGCATATCCGGGAACCAGGATAACAATATCCGGAACAACAGTAATATTGAAAAATAAGTATCAATATTGCAAGTTTTATCTGCAGGATGGGGATGTAAGATCTAAACCATTGGTATAA
- a CDS encoding chemotaxis protein CheC, with protein sequence MADFNLDNVDNMYFDVLREIGNIGAGNAATSLAKMLSTKVDMKVPRVELLDFKEVGDAMGGAEQIMAGIYLAVDGDINGSIMFLLEEKSAHVLVSKLMGGMQMEEHEGFNEMETSALKEIGNIITGAYLNSLSELTKLTIVESIPDLTIDMAGAILSVPAVEFGMVGDKLLMIQTSFTDDVDLNGYFILVPDVPSYGKLLKALGVMQ encoded by the coding sequence ATGGCGGATTTTAATCTTGATAATGTTGACAACATGTACTTCGATGTACTTAGAGAAATAGGTAACATTGGTGCAGGTAATGCTGCAACATCACTTGCCAAGATGCTCAGTACTAAAGTAGACATGAAGGTTCCGAGAGTTGAATTGCTCGATTTTAAAGAAGTCGGGGATGCCATGGGCGGTGCTGAACAGATCATGGCAGGTATTTATCTTGCTGTTGACGGTGATATAAATGGCAGCATCATGTTTCTCCTTGAGGAAAAATCAGCTCATGTCCTTGTATCGAAGCTTATGGGTGGAATGCAAATGGAAGAGCATGAGGGCTTTAATGAAATGGAGACCTCAGCTCTCAAAGAAATTGGAAATATTATCACAGGTGCATATTTGAATTCGCTGTCCGAATTGACAAAGCTTACGATCGTTGAATCGATTCCGGATCTGACTATTGACATGGCAGGAGCTATTCTTTCCGTTCCTGCCGTGGAATTCGGAATGGTTGGCGATAAACTTTTGATGATTCAGACTTCATTTACGGATGATGTGGATTTAAATGGTTATTTTATATTAGTACCGGATGTGCCGTCATATGGGAAGTTATTGAAGGCGCTTGGAGTCATGCAGTAA
- the flhF gene encoding flagellar biosynthesis protein FlhF, translating to MIIKKFVGKNEEEATAAARKALGEKAVVMNVRDLRRKGLVGFFMKPQVEVTAAIEEMTDTVVANDNPPDIPSSLKGVQNRREQRPVQKNPEADRENPDEKDESVIEEKLESLHSLIEQQMKQKMETAGETPEIGHGEEKKENDEVERFLTLICDTLEDNEVSGKYARSLAEEVEKLKKPGISIDFMLSSIYQKLVLKFGETRTIEKTGDGPEVVFFIGPTGVGKTTTIAKIASKFCVSDRAKVALLTTDTYRVKAAEQLRTYADILNVPFRIIYELDDLDNALDEFEDFDYILVDTAGHSPKNDEQIESQKQFVEMAMEDFNVQVYLVLSVTTKYRDLINIVDKYSYANQYRLIFTKLDETTALGNMLNLRLYTGADVSYITNGQDVPDDISEFNAQKIVRSLLETKS from the coding sequence ATGATCATCAAGAAGTTTGTCGGAAAAAATGAAGAAGAGGCAACCGCCGCAGCAAGAAAAGCATTAGGGGAAAAAGCGGTGGTAATGAACGTCAGGGATCTGAGACGAAAGGGACTTGTAGGTTTTTTTATGAAACCTCAGGTAGAGGTCACAGCGGCGATCGAGGAAATGACTGATACAGTTGTAGCCAATGACAATCCGCCGGATATTCCGTCAAGCCTTAAGGGAGTCCAGAATAGGCGCGAACAGCGACCTGTTCAGAAAAATCCCGAAGCAGACAGGGAAAATCCTGATGAAAAAGATGAAAGCGTAATTGAGGAGAAACTCGAAAGTCTGCACAGCCTTATAGAGCAGCAGATGAAGCAGAAAATGGAGACTGCAGGGGAAACCCCGGAAATCGGGCATGGAGAGGAAAAAAAGGAGAATGATGAGGTGGAGAGATTCCTTACATTGATCTGTGATACGCTGGAGGATAATGAGGTGAGCGGAAAATATGCCCGTTCACTGGCGGAAGAAGTTGAAAAGCTTAAAAAGCCCGGCATCAGCATTGATTTCATGCTTTCAAGTATATATCAGAAGCTTGTACTTAAATTTGGAGAGACCAGAACTATAGAAAAGACCGGCGATGGTCCTGAGGTGGTTTTTTTCATCGGACCTACCGGTGTAGGAAAAACTACTACAATAGCAAAGATCGCTTCAAAGTTTTGTGTGAGCGACAGGGCTAAGGTTGCGCTGCTCACAACAGATACTTACAGGGTTAAGGCAGCCGAGCAGTTAAGGACATATGCAGATATTCTGAATGTTCCGTTCAGGATAATATATGAACTTGATGATCTTGATAATGCGCTGGATGAATTTGAGGATTTTGACTATATACTTGTCGATACAGCCGGTCATTCACCTAAGAATGATGAACAGATCGAAAGCCAGAAACAGTTTGTAGAAATGGCAATGGAAGACTTTAATGTGCAGGTCTATCTGGTACTTTCGGTGACAACGAAATACCGTGATCTTATCAATATAGTTGATAAATATTCATATGCTAATCAATACAGGCTTATATTTACAAAGCTTGATGAAACGACAGCACTTGGAAATATGCTTAACTTAAGGCTGTATACAGGTGCAGATGTTTCTTATATAACAAATGGACAGGATGTTCCCGATGACATAAGTGAATTTAATGCCCAGAAGATCGTCAGATCGCTTTTGGAAACAAAAAGCTGA
- a CDS encoding chemotaxis protein CheW encodes MANEVAVVNDSIQYIVVGLGNEQYGIDIKYIDNIVRMTKITRVPKVQPYFRGVINLRGEVVPVMSLRLKMNLDDDEITNKSRIIILKTESNANIGILVDEVKKVVTISNSDVERMSHDRKNGNQTFISGVGKVEEGLISLLDLSMIIDDEE; translated from the coding sequence ATGGCTAACGAAGTAGCGGTAGTAAATGATTCTATCCAATATATAGTTGTTGGACTCGGAAACGAGCAGTACGGCATAGATATAAAGTATATCGATAATATTGTCCGTATGACAAAAATAACAAGGGTTCCAAAGGTACAGCCTTATTTCAGAGGAGTTATAAACTTAAGAGGTGAGGTTGTTCCGGTAATGAGCTTAAGGCTTAAGATGAACCTTGATGATGACGAGATCACTAATAAATCTCGAATCATTATCCTGAAAACCGAATCAAATGCCAATATAGGCATACTTGTTGATGAAGTTAAAAAGGTTGTTACCATTTCAAATTCTGATGTTGAGAGAATGTCTCATGACAGAAAAAATGGAAACCAGACTTTTATCAGCGGAGTTGGTAAAGTAGAAGAGGGACTAATATCATTGCTGGATCTTTCCATGATAATAGACGATGAAGAATAA
- a CDS encoding chemotaxis protein CheA, which produces MDVGQYLGIFLDESGEHIQTMSDQLMVLEQNPEDEDAINEIFRAAHSLKGMAGTMGYKKMQHLTHDTEDVFSAIRSGGMKVSSQLIDILFQAIDAIQEYVDTIRETQDEGDNANESIIKELNDILAAANGGGAAPAAAAPAAAAAPAAPAATAPAPAAAGSDAGGPPYKRIKLEEAQRDVMKDAVVGGKKVYGVTVKIEDACMLKAARAFLVFKALEDLGEVVVTDPTSQDIEDEKFDFVFSLFIITDQELDKIIAACKTVSEIENAEGELFDEKMIENAYNQNTEPVAPAEAAPAAAPAAPAPAPAVAAAAPAPAAAAKPAAAAAAAPAKGGAAKKAVVSHTVRVDTEKLDVLMNLVSELIIAKNSLVSAASRSDGENAASELNEHVEYLESVTTNLHESVMKVRMVPIESALQKFPRMIRDLEKKLGKKMSLTITGEETELDRTVVDQIGDPLMHLLRNSADHGLETPETRLERGKPETGSIFLNAYQEGNNVTIEVGDDGNGIDVEAVRQKIIERNFAPEEQAMQMTDKEVIDVLFDPGFSMAKKVTDISGRGVGLDVVKSNIEQLGGDVEVKTKLGEGSTWIIRLPLTLAIIQALMVLVGGEKYAIALGNIQTIENVTKDDIRLVENREVIQLRGTVIPIIRLSEILDIQSEKEQDDLVIVIVKKGESLAGLVVDELEGQQEIVIKSLGKYIKPSRIISGATILGDGEVALILDSNALI; this is translated from the coding sequence ATGGATGTAGGCCAGTATTTGGGTATTTTCCTTGATGAATCCGGAGAACACATTCAGACAATGAGCGACCAGCTTATGGTCCTCGAGCAGAATCCGGAAGATGAAGACGCCATTAACGAGATTTTCCGTGCGGCGCATTCCCTTAAAGGTATGGCGGGAACGATGGGCTATAAGAAGATGCAGCATCTTACCCACGATACCGAGGATGTTTTCTCAGCTATCAGAAGCGGAGGAATGAAGGTATCCAGCCAGCTCATTGATATTCTTTTCCAGGCTATTGATGCCATTCAGGAATATGTGGATACCATCCGTGAAACTCAGGATGAGGGTGATAATGCCAATGAGTCGATCATTAAGGAGCTTAATGATATATTGGCAGCAGCTAATGGCGGAGGAGCAGCACCTGCGGCAGCAGCACCGGCAGCAGCGGCAGCGCCCGCGGCACCTGCAGCAACTGCGCCAGCACCGGCAGCAGCAGGATCAGATGCGGGAGGACCTCCTTACAAGAGGATAAAGCTTGAGGAAGCCCAGAGAGACGTTATGAAGGACGCAGTAGTAGGCGGAAAGAAGGTCTACGGTGTTACCGTTAAGATCGAAGATGCCTGCATGCTGAAAGCTGCCCGCGCTTTCCTTGTTTTTAAGGCTTTAGAGGATTTAGGAGAAGTAGTTGTTACAGATCCTACATCTCAGGATATTGAAGACGAGAAATTTGATTTCGTATTCAGCTTATTTATAATTACAGATCAGGAACTCGATAAGATCATCGCAGCCTGCAAGACAGTTTCGGAAATCGAAAATGCCGAAGGCGAGCTGTTTGATGAGAAGATGATCGAGAACGCATATAACCAGAACACAGAACCTGTTGCACCGGCAGAAGCAGCGCCTGCAGCAGCACCTGCAGCACCTGCGCCAGCACCTGCAGTAGCAGCGGCAGCACCTGCACCGGCAGCGGCAGCAAAACCCGCAGCGGCGGCAGCGGCGGCGCCTGCAAAGGGCGGAGCAGCAAAGAAAGCGGTAGTATCACATACAGTACGTGTTGATACTGAGAAGCTTGATGTGCTGATGAATCTGGTATCAGAGCTTATCATAGCAAAGAACTCCTTAGTTAGTGCAGCCTCCAGAAGTGATGGAGAAAATGCTGCGTCAGAATTGAATGAACATGTGGAATATCTTGAGAGTGTTACCACAAACCTTCACGAATCAGTTATGAAGGTTCGAATGGTTCCTATCGAGAGTGCTCTTCAAAAATTCCCGAGAATGATCAGAGACCTTGAGAAAAAGCTTGGCAAGAAGATGAGCCTTACCATTACCGGTGAAGAGACAGAGCTTGACCGTACCGTGGTTGACCAGATCGGAGATCCTCTGATGCACCTGCTCAGAAACAGTGCCGATCATGGACTTGAGACTCCTGAGACAAGACTTGAGAGAGGAAAACCGGAGACAGGCTCGATATTCCTGAATGCTTATCAGGAAGGCAATAATGTTACCATAGAGGTTGGTGATGATGGTAACGGAATTGATGTAGAAGCCGTAAGGCAGAAGATCATAGAGAGAAACTTTGCTCCCGAAGAGCAGGCAATGCAGATGACGGACAAGGAAGTAATAGATGTGCTCTTTGATCCCGGATTTTCAATGGCAAAGAAAGTAACTGATATATCAGGACGAGGTGTTGGACTTGACGTTGTTAAGAGTAATATCGAACAGCTCGGTGGTGATGTAGAAGTTAAGACAAAGCTCGGAGAAGGATCGACATGGATCATACGTCTTCCTCTTACACTTGCTATTATCCAGGCTCTTATGGTTTTAGTCGGAGGCGAGAAATATGCGATCGCTCTTGGAAATATCCAGACCATAGAGAATGTTACAAAAGATGATATCCGTCTTGTTGAGAACAGAGAGGTTATCCAGCTCAGAGGTACGGTAATACCGATAATCCGTCTTTCAGAAATTCTCGATATCCAGTCAGAGAAGGAACAGGATGATCTGGTCATAGTCATTGTTAAGAAGGGTGAATCACTTGCAGGACTCGTGGTAGATGAACTTGAGGGACAGCAGGAGATAGTTATCAAGTCTCTTGGTAAGTACATTAAGCCAAGCCGTATCATAAGCGGTGCAACGATCCTCGGTGATGGCGAAGTCGCACTTATCCTTGATTCCAATGCACTTATCTGA
- a CDS encoding flagellar brake protein, which yields MLSDYLTPGDRVEVKALHPTTVLAHNLSTADDYFDLKKTYRTRIYDLLSEDVVSIEMPTEKTKLILLPVGEDFDLCFYTSKGLYQCYARVRDRYKTSNVYILEMELTTNLRKFQRREYYRFNCVLDMSARSLSEDEERKIAEHEVEFIDTDMLLDDGVIVDISGGGARFISHTQYEVNSLILFKFMLDIDENRRPYTLIGRVVMSERAQGRDAFEVRIKFVKIDNKDRESIIKYIFEEERKIRQRQSMKE from the coding sequence ATGCTTTCTGATTATTTGACTCCCGGGGACAGAGTCGAGGTAAAAGCCTTACACCCGACAACAGTTCTCGCACACAATTTAAGTACGGCAGACGATTACTTCGATCTGAAAAAGACATATCGTACAAGGATATATGATCTGCTCAGTGAAGATGTTGTAAGTATAGAAATGCCTACAGAAAAAACAAAATTGATACTTCTTCCCGTTGGTGAAGATTTTGACCTCTGTTTCTACACGTCAAAGGGACTCTATCAATGTTATGCCAGAGTCAGGGATCGATATAAAACGAGCAATGTCTATATACTTGAGATGGAGCTGACTACTAATTTACGAAAGTTCCAGAGGAGAGAGTATTATCGTTTTAATTGTGTTCTGGATATGAGCGCAAGAAGTTTGAGTGAGGACGAAGAACGAAAGATCGCCGAGCATGAGGTGGAGTTTATTGACACCGATATGCTGCTTGATGACGGAGTTATTGTTGATATAAGCGGCGGAGGTGCACGATTTATATCACATACACAATATGAAGTTAATTCACTTATCCTATTCAAATTTATGCTTGATATTGATGAGAACAGGAGACCTTATACTCTTATAGGAAGAGTAGTGATGTCAGAACGTGCTCAGGGAAGAGATGCATTTGAGGTTAGGATAAAATTCGTAAAGATAGATAATAAAGACAGAGAAAGCATTATTAAATATATATTTGAAGAGGAAAGAAAAATCAGACAAAGACAGAGTATGAAGGAATAG
- the cheB gene encoding chemotaxis-specific protein-glutamate methyltransferase CheB yields MEKRILVVDDSALMRRVASDIINSDSRYHVEDTAADGQIALDLLRKKSYDAVVLDVNMPKMNGLELLRNLRDEKINVRVMMFSSTTSQGARETLEALELGAIDFIKKPDGLAEVKGDSFKDKFLEMLGVVAGASLVGVSRKTAPARTPSVSRSPAVEKSPEPPWRRKENTEPAAKSSTVPKTFGHGSFTVRDPIDKEIVLRPKGSKVTGEKIVALASSTGGPRALQSVIPLLPQNLDAAVLLVQHMPEGFTKSLAERLNTLSKMKVVEATDGETIQKGTVYISAGGRHMNAVRSGGSMKIKYTDQPQREGVRPSANYMYESLEDSPFAEICCVVLTGMGADGTAGIRNLDEKKKIYVIAQDEPTSAVYGMPKAVAQAGLVSEILPLDKIADAITKDVGVR; encoded by the coding sequence ATGGAAAAAAGAATACTGGTGGTTGATGACTCTGCACTCATGAGAAGAGTTGCCAGTGATATAATTAATTCAGACAGTCGATACCATGTCGAAGACACGGCAGCTGACGGACAGATCGCATTAGATCTGCTACGAAAGAAAAGTTATGATGCTGTTGTACTCGATGTGAATATGCCAAAGATGAATGGACTGGAACTTCTTCGAAACCTGCGTGATGAAAAGATCAACGTCAGGGTAATGATGTTTTCATCCACAACTTCACAGGGCGCCCGGGAAACACTGGAAGCTCTCGAACTGGGAGCTATTGATTTTATAAAGAAACCGGATGGCCTTGCAGAAGTTAAGGGTGACAGCTTTAAGGATAAGTTCCTTGAAATGCTTGGGGTAGTAGCAGGAGCTTCACTGGTAGGAGTCTCCAGAAAAACTGCACCGGCAAGAACACCATCTGTCAGCAGAAGTCCGGCAGTTGAAAAGAGTCCGGAGCCACCATGGAGAAGAAAAGAGAATACAGAACCTGCAGCAAAGAGCAGCACAGTTCCGAAGACCTTCGGACATGGCTCCTTTACAGTACGTGATCCAATTGATAAGGAAATTGTCCTTAGACCAAAGGGATCAAAAGTTACAGGAGAAAAAATAGTTGCACTTGCAAGTTCAACGGGAGGCCCCAGAGCACTCCAGTCAGTTATCCCTCTTCTTCCGCAAAATCTTGATGCAGCGGTATTGCTTGTTCAGCACATGCCGGAAGGCTTTACAAAGTCACTGGCAGAAAGACTCAATACTTTGTCAAAGATGAAGGTGGTAGAGGCTACAGACGGAGAGACCATTCAGAAAGGTACAGTTTATATTTCCGCAGGAGGACGTCATATGAATGCCGTCCGGAGCGGAGGGAGCATGAAGATCAAGTATACAGATCAGCCGCAGCGGGAGGGTGTGCGTCCTTCAGCTAACTATATGTATGAATCGCTTGAGGATTCACCGTTTGCGGAAATCTGCTGCGTGGTATTGACAGGAATGGGGGCTGACGGCACAGCCGGAATCAGAAACCTTGACGAAAAGAAAAAAATTTACGTGATCGCACAGGATGAACCGACCAGCGCAGTATACGGAATGCCGAAAGCCGTTGCGCAGGCAGGACTTGTCAGCGAGATTCTTCCGCTGGACAAAATAGCTGATGCCATCACCAAAGATGTGGGGGTTAGGTAA
- a CDS encoding DUF308 domain-containing protein — translation MSREKDIEKAKKVSKEATAKVNAVDENTDDPENAGEDEEQQDGPEVREEITHLKTKTIPAIVMLLGGLVTSIYCFVRQYSVLMTLSYVFASLVIFLIVGGIVKLILDKITLKKLVIVDVPDEGDSEDGADENPEKETDGEGINMEMNPELTEDQSQG, via the coding sequence ATGAGCAGAGAAAAAGACATAGAAAAAGCTAAAAAAGTTTCAAAGGAAGCGACTGCAAAAGTAAATGCGGTTGATGAGAATACAGATGATCCGGAAAATGCCGGAGAAGATGAAGAGCAGCAGGATGGTCCGGAGGTCAGGGAGGAAATCACTCATCTGAAAACAAAGACTATCCCTGCTATTGTGATGCTGCTGGGAGGTCTTGTTACCTCCATATACTGTTTTGTAAGACAGTATAGTGTCCTTATGACTTTGAGCTATGTTTTTGCATCTTTGGTGATCTTTCTTATAGTTGGAGGGATCGTCAAGCTGATACTCGACAAAATTACATTAAAGAAACTTGTAATAGTTGATGTCCCGGATGAGGGAGACTCGGAAGATGGAGCTGATGAGAATCCTGAAAAGGAGACAGATGGAGAAGGTATTAACATGGAGATGAATCCGGAATTAACAGAGGATCAGAGCCAGGGTTGA